A genome region from Bacteroides stercoris ATCC 43183 includes the following:
- a CDS encoding virulence RhuM family protein gives MSNEIQFLLYNLPDKEGRVQVVIKDETIWCTQKAMAELFGIDKSGISRHIANIFKEEELQQDTTVAKIATVVNRGIRGEVEELVDFYNLDMIIAVGYRVSSPKATKFRQWATKILNEYIKKGFVLDDERLKQGTAVFGKDYFRELLERVRSIRASERRIWQQITDIYAECSIDYDKNSPTTHDFYAMIQNRFHYAITGQTAAEIIYTKADHTQEHMGLTTWKNAPDGRILKSDVSIAKNYLQENEVRRLERAVTGYFDYIEDLIERENTFNMEQFATSVNEFLTFRKYQILPDKGRISAAQAKSKAESEYDIFNKTQRIDSDFDKEVRGMLGEK, from the coding sequence ATGAGTAACGAAATACAGTTTTTGTTATACAATCTTCCCGATAAAGAGGGAAGAGTACAGGTGGTTATAAAAGACGAAACCATTTGGTGTACGCAAAAGGCTATGGCAGAACTTTTCGGTATTGACAAATCGGGTATTAGCCGCCACATAGCCAATATATTTAAAGAGGAAGAACTACAGCAAGACACGACAGTTGCAAAAATTGCAACCGTCGTAAATCGAGGCATAAGAGGCGAGGTTGAAGAGCTAGTTGATTTCTATAATCTTGATATGATTATTGCTGTTGGCTATCGTGTATCTTCCCCAAAAGCTACCAAGTTCCGTCAGTGGGCTACCAAGATTCTGAATGAGTATATCAAGAAAGGCTTTGTGCTTGATGATGAACGCTTAAAACAGGGAACGGCAGTATTCGGAAAAGACTATTTCCGTGAATTGTTGGAAAGGGTACGTTCCATCCGTGCCAGTGAACGGCGTATTTGGCAACAGATTACCGACATATATGCAGAGTGCAGTATTGACTATGACAAGAACTCGCCTACCACACACGATTTCTATGCCATGATACAGAATCGCTTTCATTATGCCATTACAGGGCAAACGGCAGCAGAAATCATCTACACTAAGGCTGACCATACCCAAGAACACATGGGACTGACCACATGGAAGAATGCTCCCGATGGACGTATCTTGAAATCGGATGTGTCAATAGCCAAGAACTATTTGCAGGAAAATGAAGTCCGTCGGTTGGAACGTGCCGTAACGGGATATTTTGATTATATCGAAGACCTCATTGAACGAGAGAACACGTTTAATATGGAGCAGTTTGCAACCAGTGTCAACGAGTTTTTGACCTTCCGCAAATATCAGATATTGCCGGATAAAGGACGCATTTCTGCGGCACAAGCCAAATCAAAGGCAGAAAGCGAATACGATATTTTCAATAAAACCCAACGGATTGATTCTGACTTCGATAAAGAAGTTAGGGGAATGTTGGGTGAAAAGTAA
- a CDS encoding class I SAM-dependent DNA methyltransferase, with protein MSDIKEKTLRLIDGLKATCQSYGMGNDGNEYKIITQVFLYKFLNDKFGYELKNAKSEIAKKLTGDVKWETAYENLSDDERMLIQSAISPDVPMLEPYHLIAHLWNQQGKGDFDTIFDSTMTDIAELNADIFSTQTTANTKIPLFEALTPFVTDSAQRAPFARALVDKLVNFSFEEAFAQNYDFFSSIFEYLIKDYNTAGGGKYAEYYTPHAIATIMARLLVGDNADLHSMECYDPSAGTGTLLMALSHQIGEERCTIFSQDISQRSNKMLKLNLLLNGLVSSLDNAIQGDTLVSPYHKSDDGQQLRQFDFVVSNPPFKMDFSDTREKIAAMPARFWAGVPNVPAKKKESMAIYTCFIQHVINSLKKTGKGAIVIPTGFITAKSGIENKILHKIVDDKVVFGCVSMPSNVFANTGTNVSVLFFDKSATTDKVILIDASKLGEEYKDANGLKKVRLNDDEIEKIVGTFQRKEAVEDFSVAVSYDEIKEKGYSLSAGQYFDIKIDYVDITEEEFNNRMANYKQTLSEQFKESHRLEEEIMKQLDALQFNENVGNNE; from the coding sequence ATGTCAGATATTAAAGAAAAAACATTAAGGCTCATCGACGGACTTAAAGCCACCTGCCAGTCATATGGTATGGGAAACGATGGTAACGAATATAAGATTATCACTCAGGTATTTCTCTATAAATTTCTGAATGACAAATTCGGTTATGAACTGAAAAATGCGAAAAGTGAAATAGCAAAGAAACTGACCGGGGATGTAAAATGGGAAACAGCATACGAGAATCTTTCTGATGATGAACGTATGCTTATTCAGAGTGCCATCTCTCCAGATGTTCCGATGCTTGAACCTTACCATCTGATAGCCCACCTGTGGAACCAGCAGGGGAAAGGTGATTTTGATACCATCTTCGATTCTACCATGACGGACATTGCAGAGTTGAATGCGGATATATTCTCTACGCAGACCACAGCCAATACGAAGATTCCATTGTTCGAGGCATTGACACCGTTTGTGACCGATTCGGCACAACGTGCGCCCTTCGCCCGTGCTTTGGTGGATAAACTCGTGAATTTCTCCTTTGAAGAAGCGTTTGCACAGAATTACGATTTCTTCTCCAGCATCTTTGAGTATTTGATTAAGGACTATAATACCGCTGGAGGTGGAAAATATGCGGAGTATTATACGCCTCATGCCATAGCAACGATTATGGCTCGTCTGTTAGTGGGGGATAATGCTGATTTGCATAGCATGGAATGTTATGACCCCTCGGCAGGAACTGGTACGCTTCTGATGGCACTTAGTCATCAAATAGGAGAAGAACGCTGTACCATCTTTTCGCAAGATATTTCCCAGCGAAGCAACAAAATGTTGAAACTTAATCTGCTGCTTAACGGACTTGTGTCTTCGCTTGATAATGCTATTCAAGGTGACACGCTTGTAAGCCCATACCACAAGAGCGATGACGGACAGCAGTTGCGTCAGTTTGATTTTGTGGTGAGCAATCCTCCTTTCAAGATGGACTTCTCGGACACTCGCGAAAAGATAGCTGCGATGCCAGCCCGTTTTTGGGCTGGAGTCCCCAATGTACCCGCCAAAAAGAAAGAATCAATGGCAATATACACCTGTTTCATTCAGCACGTTATCAATTCACTGAAAAAGACAGGCAAAGGTGCAATTGTCATTCCTACAGGTTTTATCACGGCTAAAAGTGGTATTGAGAACAAAATTCTTCATAAAATTGTAGATGACAAAGTGGTGTTCGGCTGTGTTTCCATGCCAAGCAACGTTTTTGCCAATACAGGTACGAATGTCAGTGTGCTGTTCTTTGATAAGTCTGCAACCACTGACAAAGTAATCTTGATTGATGCCAGCAAATTGGGCGAGGAATATAAAGATGCTAACGGATTGAAAAAGGTGCGTCTGAACGATGACGAGATAGAAAAGATTGTTGGCACATTCCAGCGCAAGGAGGCAGTGGAGGATTTTTCTGTGGCTGTTTCTTACGATGAGATAAAGGAAAAAGGATATTCTCTTTCTGCCGGACAATATTTCGACATTAAAATAGACTACGTAGATATAACCGAAGAGGAGTTTAACAACCGTATGGCAAATTATAAACAAACACTCTCCGAGCAATTTAAAGAAAGCCATCGGTTGGAAGAGGAAATTATGAAGCAGTTGGATGCTTTGCAGTTCAACGAAAATGTAGGAAACAATGAGTAA
- a CDS encoding type I restriction endonuclease subunit R, whose protein sequence is MKQFSEATRVQMPAMVHLTRIGYTYFGKLSEDKNGTVYDSDTNILLQVFERQFKNLNPGHEGEYLQVLKDIRKELNDDDLGRGFYNRLKAVSPVKLIDFDNIGNNTFHFTAEFTCKNGQDEFRPDITLFVNGLPLCFVEVKKPNNHGGMLAESARMNKERFPNKKFRRFINITQLMIFSNNMEYDALGGIVPIQGAFYCTGARSYAPFNCFREENLSGQKIAPFHRDYLYKEIDKTVEKQILSDYNCQVIHTSPEYQTNLGFNTPTNRILTSMCSPERLLYIIRYGIAYVRMEREVDGKIESTDQKHIMRYQQLFASLAIRQKLAEGVKSGVVWHTQGSGKTALSYYLTYILNDFYSKQNKVAKFYFIVDRLDLLEQATQEFEARGLVVSTANTRAELMEQFRSNQAQQGVSGQAEITVVNIQRFAEDKEKVRISDYATNLQRIFILDEAHRGYKPGGCFLANLFDADTDAIKIALTGTPLLKEERASCKVFGNYLHTYYYDKSIADGYTLKIIREDIETSYKERLSDVYDKLETLVQKKDIRKSEIIEHPSYVSELARYIMTDLKEFRKIQGDDTLGGMVICETSEQARRLYDVFQEEWQKYQPKPIKIKLSDGSYVVGEPEVDYKSKYRPLKAGIILHDTDDKETRKQIVKDFKKNMTVDILIVFNMLLTGFDAPRLKRLYFGRKLKDHNLLQAITRVNRPYPGMRYGFVIDFADIKRNFKETNEAYLQELNRFNDVDETGESAATDTFTQVIEDKEEILNQMKKVRQTLFNYTYDNAEEFSSEISTEEDKAVLLDLKQALESAKNMANIVRTFGDDEMKEQFAKLEITKLPQLLSEVQRRISIINQKEAFNTNEETKTLINEAMMDIEFTFSKIGQEEMRLISGGVELKEKWQRTISSFTQNFDQDDPEFISLREAFMERFKEHGFVIDTIAKFNEETQALDEIIGRLQDLQKRNNVLLKKYKGDEKFARVHKRIREVNKQREDKGQKPMFSFLDEEIAAILNIIKEDVDAKVYDRNDILKKDAYFGRTVMALINGCLYHFPQIKPEMEDYKFIQTRISQQYINQYNATYGIS, encoded by the coding sequence ATGAAACAGTTTTCGGAAGCTACACGGGTGCAGATGCCTGCAATGGTTCACCTCACCCGAATAGGATATACCTACTTCGGCAAGTTGAGCGAAGATAAGAATGGCACGGTCTATGACAGTGACACGAATATTCTTTTGCAGGTATTTGAACGGCAGTTTAAGAATCTGAATCCCGGACATGAGGGAGAATATCTTCAAGTTTTGAAAGACATTCGTAAGGAGCTGAACGATGATGACCTCGGTCGAGGCTTTTACAACCGTCTCAAAGCTGTTTCGCCTGTAAAGCTGATAGACTTTGATAACATTGGGAATAATACGTTCCATTTCACAGCCGAATTTACCTGTAAGAACGGACAAGACGAATTTCGTCCTGACATTACTTTATTCGTAAACGGATTGCCACTTTGCTTTGTAGAAGTGAAGAAACCCAACAATCATGGTGGTATGTTGGCAGAGAGCGCACGAATGAATAAAGAGCGCTTCCCAAATAAAAAGTTTCGCCGCTTCATCAACATTACACAGTTGATGATATTCAGCAATAATATGGAATATGATGCGTTGGGCGGTATCGTACCCATACAAGGGGCTTTCTATTGTACTGGGGCACGTTCATACGCACCATTCAATTGCTTCCGTGAAGAAAATTTAAGCGGTCAGAAAATAGCACCGTTCCATCGTGACTATCTGTACAAGGAGATTGACAAGACGGTGGAAAAACAGATATTGTCTGATTACAATTGCCAAGTCATTCATACAAGTCCTGAGTACCAGACAAATCTCGGTTTCAACACCCCTACAAACAGAATCCTAACATCCATGTGTTCGCCTGAACGGTTGTTGTATATCATTAGATATGGTATTGCCTATGTCCGTATGGAGCGTGAGGTGGATGGAAAGATAGAATCTACCGACCAAAAGCATATCATGCGTTACCAACAATTGTTTGCATCGTTAGCTATTCGCCAAAAACTGGCAGAGGGAGTGAAATCTGGCGTAGTCTGGCATACACAAGGAAGTGGTAAAACCGCCTTGTCATACTATCTGACCTATATTCTTAACGATTTCTATTCCAAACAGAATAAGGTCGCTAAATTCTATTTCATAGTAGACCGCCTTGACCTTTTGGAACAAGCCACACAAGAGTTTGAAGCTCGTGGATTGGTTGTATCTACCGCCAATACAAGAGCCGAACTGATGGAACAATTCCGCAGTAATCAGGCACAACAAGGTGTAAGCGGACAGGCAGAAATCACGGTTGTGAACATTCAACGCTTTGCCGAGGATAAAGAAAAAGTACGCATCAGTGATTATGCAACCAATCTTCAACGCATCTTCATTCTTGACGAGGCACACCGAGGATATAAACCCGGCGGCTGCTTTCTTGCCAATCTTTTTGATGCCGATACCGATGCGATTAAAATCGCACTTACAGGTACACCGTTGTTAAAGGAGGAACGTGCCAGTTGCAAGGTGTTCGGAAACTATCTGCACACCTATTACTACGATAAATCTATTGCCGATGGCTACACGCTGAAAATCATACGTGAGGATATAGAAACTTCCTACAAAGAGCGTTTGTCTGATGTGTACGACAAACTGGAAACCCTTGTGCAAAAGAAAGACATTCGTAAGTCGGAAATCATAGAGCATCCAAGTTATGTAAGCGAGTTAGCCCGTTACATTATGACGGACTTAAAGGAGTTTCGCAAGATACAAGGAGATGATACTTTAGGCGGTATGGTCATTTGTGAAACCAGCGAACAGGCAAGGCGGCTTTATGATGTATTCCAAGAAGAATGGCAGAAGTATCAGCCGAAGCCCATCAAGATAAAACTTTCCGATGGTTCGTATGTAGTGGGTGAACCGGAAGTGGATTACAAATCAAAATACAGACCGCTGAAAGCCGGAATCATTCTTCACGATACGGATGACAAGGAAACTCGCAAGCAAATAGTCAAGGACTTCAAGAAAAATATGACAGTGGATATTCTCATTGTCTTCAATATGCTTTTGACTGGTTTTGATGCGCCGCGTTTGAAACGCCTGTATTTCGGGCGCAAATTGAAAGACCACAATCTGCTTCAAGCCATAACACGTGTAAACCGTCCTTATCCCGGTATGCGTTACGGTTTTGTCATTGACTTTGCCGACATCAAGCGCAACTTTAAGGAAACCAACGAAGCATATTTACAAGAATTAAACCGCTTTAATGACGTGGATGAGACTGGCGAATCCGCTGCTACCGATACCTTTACCCAAGTCATTGAGGACAAGGAAGAGATATTGAACCAAATGAAGAAAGTTCGGCAAACGCTCTTCAATTATACATACGACAATGCGGAAGAGTTTTCTTCTGAAATCTCCACCGAAGAGGATAAGGCTGTGCTGCTCGACCTGAAACAGGCGTTGGAATCAGCCAAGAACATGGCGAACATCGTGCGTACATTCGGTGATGATGAAATGAAAGAGCAATTTGCCAAACTTGAAATCACCAAGCTGCCGCAACTGCTCTCTGAGGTACAGAGAAGGATAAGTATCATCAATCAGAAAGAGGCTTTCAATACAAATGAGGAAACGAAAACTCTAATCAATGAGGCAATGATGGATATAGAGTTCACTTTCTCCAAAATAGGACAAGAGGAGATGCGCCTTATATCCGGTGGTGTGGAATTGAAAGAGAAATGGCAACGTACCATTTCTTCATTTACCCAAAACTTCGACCAAGACGATCCGGAGTTTATCTCGTTGCGTGAAGCTTTTATGGAACGCTTCAAAGAACACGGTTTTGTGATTGACACGATAGCCAAGTTCAACGAAGAAACACAGGCTTTGGATGAAATCATCGGTCGTCTGCAAGACTTACAAAAACGCAATAATGTCTTGTTGAAAAAGTACAAGGGCGATGAAAAATTTGCTCGTGTACACAAGCGTATTCGTGAAGTGAATAAGCAGAGGGAAGATAAGGGACAGAAGCCTATGTTCTCTTTCCTTGACGAAGAGATTGCTGCCATTCTCAATATTATAAAAGAGGATGTGGATGCCAAAGTGTATGATCGTAACGACATTCTGAAAAAGGATGCTTATTTCGGACGCACGGTGATGGCGCTTATCAACGGATGCCTGTATCATTTTCCGCAAATAAAGCCCGAAATGGAGGATTACAAATTTATTCAGACACGCATTTCACAACAGTATATCAACCAATATAACGCCACTTACGGCATTTCATAA
- a CDS encoding helix-turn-helix domain-containing protein, with amino-acid sequence MKLNRIKAVLSEKGISQTWLAKKLDKSFSMVNAYACNRIQPNLETLQQIAEILQVDLKDLITDKKDR; translated from the coding sequence ATGAAACTGAATAGAATAAAGGCTGTATTATCTGAAAAAGGTATCTCTCAAACATGGTTGGCAAAAAAACTCGACAAGAGTTTCAGTATGGTAAATGCTTATGCCTGTAATAGGATTCAACCAAATTTAGAGACCTTGCAACAGATAGCAGAGATATTGCAGGTCGATTTGAAGGATTTGATAACCGACAAAAAGGATAGGTGA
- a CDS encoding SMODS domain-containing nucleotidyltransferase: MDTVRKRGEIISIEQRSLVSQRYRRITRAVNSEFWGSTSETAHSLYVGSYGRGTAIDTSDIDILVELPRDEYNKYDALRGNGQSRLLQALKNAILQTYPNSDIHGDGQVVVINFSDGIKFEVLPAFRQLDWWGNWNGKYDYPDSNMGGNWLTTNPKSEQQAMKEKNVASNGLLFDTCKHMREIRDNYFRSYHLPGIVIDSFVYHNIADWHWLREGEQSSNQPIGTYEKRLYDSCPVWSFNLTAPGSNMPVDTYKYIDVLIKVLKYMTEE; encoded by the coding sequence ATGGATACAGTTAGAAAAAGAGGCGAAATAATTAGCATTGAACAACGTTCGTTAGTATCTCAGAGATATAGACGCATAACAAGAGCGGTTAATTCGGAATTTTGGGGTAGCACCAGCGAAACTGCTCATAGTTTATATGTGGGCTCTTATGGTAGAGGTACTGCTATTGATACAAGTGACATTGATATACTTGTCGAATTGCCACGAGACGAATATAATAAATATGACGCACTAAGAGGAAATGGTCAGTCCAGATTACTACAAGCATTGAAGAATGCAATTTTACAAACCTATCCGAACAGTGATATTCATGGAGATGGGCAAGTCGTTGTGATAAACTTTTCCGATGGGATTAAATTTGAAGTTCTACCAGCTTTTCGTCAATTAGATTGGTGGGGTAATTGGAATGGGAAATACGACTATCCAGATTCGAATATGGGTGGCAACTGGTTGACAACTAATCCCAAAAGCGAGCAACAGGCAATGAAGGAAAAAAATGTTGCAAGCAATGGTTTGTTATTCGACACATGTAAGCACATGCGTGAAATTCGTGATAACTATTTTAGGAGTTACCATCTTCCGGGAATCGTGATTGATAGTTTTGTTTATCATAATATTGCTGATTGGCACTGGCTAAGAGAAGGAGAACAAAGTTCTAATCAACCAATAGGAACTTACGAAAAAAGGCTTTATGATTCATGCCCTGTTTGGAGCTTTAATCTGACAGCACCAGGAAGCAACATGCCAGTAGATACATATAAATACATTGATGTATTAATCAAAGTTTTAAAATACATGACAGAAGAATAA
- a CDS encoding SLATT domain-containing protein, with protein sequence MDEQIKILYREILERFNKIIWTHKIHLCQANIYLSKKKKQNQILLVFSVLVSASAITNIFKWLPEIVIVPLMAFLALTLTYFTTKYKAENLEKKAADSERFAAVMHDLRNKYAGFLSDIKAELYTKEQISKKRTELEHIENIVYSGLVPQTSKEAVDAASFALKNKQESTTTNEEILQMISDNLQV encoded by the coding sequence ATGGACGAACAAATAAAAATTCTTTATAGGGAGATTCTTGAGCGTTTTAACAAAATAATTTGGACGCACAAAATTCATTTATGTCAAGCGAATATATACCTATCAAAGAAGAAAAAACAAAATCAGATTCTTTTAGTATTTTCTGTTTTGGTATCAGCTTCTGCAATTACAAATATATTCAAGTGGCTACCTGAAATTGTCATTGTCCCATTAATGGCTTTCTTAGCGTTGACATTAACATATTTCACCACCAAATACAAAGCTGAAAATCTAGAAAAGAAGGCAGCTGACAGCGAAAGATTTGCTGCTGTTATGCACGATTTGCGCAATAAGTATGCGGGATTCTTATCAGATATAAAGGCAGAGCTGTACACAAAAGAACAAATTTCTAAAAAGCGAACAGAATTAGAACATATAGAAAATATAGTTTATTCGGGGCTTGTTCCACAAACATCAAAAGAAGCAGTAGATGCAGCATCTTTTGCATTAAAAAACAAACAAGAATCAACTACCACAAACGAAGAAATTCTCCAAATGATTTCTGACAACTTGCAAGTATAA
- a CDS encoding metallophosphoesterase, giving the protein MNHSNAFSLSFPEAKTIIVSGDIHGNFNQLVFKLCIQYKLTDTLLIVAGDCGFGFEKKEYYEQMIRRNAKRMNQANNWIVFVRGNHDNPAYFDGTTFNYKRFIAVPDYTILQACNHTILCVGGAISIDRIYRINEWYKRKYRVHSNESQENDIPRNLYWRNEVPVYDADKINTISADFLIDTVVTHTAPSHCELFSKSNLNQWAKNESSLLKDVQSERKTMDMILHHLKTDNHPVNHWYYGHFHQSWHSAIDGILYQMLDIMEFSQVY; this is encoded by the coding sequence ATGAATCATAGCAACGCATTCTCACTATCTTTTCCCGAAGCCAAGACAATCATTGTTTCGGGGGATATTCATGGAAACTTTAATCAGTTAGTGTTCAAACTCTGCATTCAATATAAGTTGACGGACACCCTATTGATTGTTGCTGGGGATTGTGGTTTTGGCTTTGAAAAGAAAGAATACTATGAGCAAATGATTAGACGAAATGCCAAGAGAATGAATCAAGCCAACAATTGGATTGTATTTGTGCGTGGCAATCATGATAATCCTGCTTATTTCGATGGAACAACATTCAACTACAAACGCTTCATCGCTGTTCCTGATTATACTATTCTTCAAGCCTGCAATCATACCATCCTTTGTGTAGGTGGAGCTATCTCTATTGACCGTATTTATCGCATAAATGAATGGTACAAACGGAAATATCGTGTTCACTCCAATGAGTCGCAAGAAAATGATATTCCTCGCAATTTATATTGGCGGAATGAAGTTCCTGTTTACGACGCTGATAAGATAAACACCATCAGTGCAGATTTCTTAATTGATACAGTTGTCACACATACCGCGCCATCACATTGTGAGTTATTCTCAAAAAGCAACCTTAACCAATGGGCTAAAAACGAGTCATCACTTCTTAAAGATGTACAATCTGAAAGAAAAACAATGGATATGATCCTGCATCATCTCAAAACTGACAATCATCCGGTGAACCATTGGTATTATGGTCATTTTCACCAAAGTTGGCATTCCGCTATTGACGGAATATTATATCAGATGCTCGACATTATGGAGTTCAGCCAAGTCTATTGA
- a CDS encoding inositol monophosphatase family protein → MDLQRIIYLVKETKEIITNREMAAHVKEKGVADYVTQVDVAVQNFLKEELYKLYPEIQFLGEETGLQQMNTDSYWILDPVDGTTNLIHDYHHSVVSLALCQQNEIVLGIVYDPYHDEVFSAVKGEGSFLNGKPIHVSSAKKLSETIIGIGTAKRELAKENFTRFLKVYENSQDIRRLGSAALELAYTACGRQGGYFEVYLNPWDYAAGILLVEEAGGKVTDWIGNKLNPRQGNQVIGTNGNIHQELLRIL, encoded by the coding sequence ATGGATTTACAACGAATAATCTATTTGGTTAAAGAAACCAAAGAAATCATCACAAACCGGGAAATGGCAGCCCATGTAAAAGAAAAAGGAGTTGCCGATTATGTCACGCAAGTGGATGTAGCCGTACAGAACTTCCTAAAAGAAGAATTATATAAACTATACCCAGAAATCCAATTTCTCGGAGAAGAAACCGGCTTGCAACAGATGAACACAGATAGTTATTGGATTCTAGACCCCGTGGATGGAACAACCAATCTCATACACGACTATCACCACAGCGTAGTATCATTGGCGCTTTGCCAACAAAATGAAATTGTATTAGGCATTGTCTATGACCCATACCATGATGAGGTTTTCTCTGCAGTCAAAGGAGAAGGTAGTTTCTTGAATGGCAAGCCTATCCATGTTTCCTCTGCCAAAAAACTGTCGGAAACTATCATCGGTATCGGAACTGCTAAAAGAGAACTGGCTAAAGAAAACTTTACTAGGTTTCTCAAGGTCTACGAAAACTCACAAGACATCCGAAGATTGGGGTCTGCGGCACTGGAACTAGCATATACAGCATGTGGCCGGCAAGGTGGATATTTTGAAGTGTATCTGAACCCTTGGGACTATGCTGCAGGCATACTTTTGGTAGAAGAGGCAGGAGGAAAGGTAACTGACTGGATTGGGAATAAGCTTAATCCCAGACAAGGAAACCAAGTAATCGGAACAAACGGAAATATCCATCAAGAACTTCTCAGAATATTATAA